Proteins from a genomic interval of Thunnus thynnus chromosome 5, fThuThy2.1, whole genome shotgun sequence:
- the wt1a gene encoding WT1 transcription factor a isoform X5, giving the protein MCAYPGCNKRYFKLSHLQMHSRKHTGEKPYQCEFTDCGRRFSRSDQLKRHQRRHTGVKPFQCETCQRKFSRSDHLKTHTRTHTGKTSEKPFNCRWPNCQKKFARSDELVRHHNMHQRNLTKLQLAI; this is encoded by the exons ATGTGTGCCTACCCAGGATGCAACAAACGTTACTTCAAGCTGTCTCATCTGCAGATGCACAGTCGCAAACACACAG GGGAGAAACCTTACCAGTGTGAGTTCACAGACTGCGGCCGGAGGTTTTCTCGCTCCGACCAGCTCAAAAGACACCAGAGGAGGCACACAG GAGTTAAACCCTTCCAATGCGAGACGTGTCAGAGAAAGTTCTCTCGGTCTGACCACCTTAAGACACACACCCGGACTCATACAGGTAAAACAA GCGAGAAACCGTTTAACTGCCGGTGGCCGAACTGTCAGAAGAAGTTTGCCCGGAGTGATGAGTTGGTGCGGCACCACAACATGCATCAGAGGAACCTCACCAAGCTCCAGCTGGCCATCTGA
- the wt1a gene encoding WT1 transcription factor a isoform X2 produces the protein MGSDVRDLNSLLPPVPAGPSPGCPALPVSTAPQWAPVLDFHTAASPYSSLAASHTSLGPHSFIKQEPSWGTTGDPHHLDTDPHCGLSAFTVHFSGQFTGTGACRYGAFGAPPPPPPPTSQPPSVGAPHHHQPPSRMFSNPPYLTNCMDTQPAARNQTGYSAVAFDGAGNYGHTPTHHSSQFSNHSFKHEDALTQQNTMGEQQYPVPPPVYGCHTPSDSCAGSQALLLRNPYNSGENLYQMTSQLECVAWNPVNTLASTIKSHAAGYDSDPSTPMVYSCSTQYRIHTHGVFRGIQDVRRVPSIAPAIVRSESSEKRPFMCAYPGCNKRYFKLSHLQMHSRKHTGEKPYQCEFTDCGRRFSRSDQLKRHQRRHTGVKPFQCETCQRKFSRSDHLKTHTRTHTGEKPFNCRWPNCQKKFARSDELVRHHNMHQRNLTKLQLAI, from the exons ATGGGTTCAGATGTCCGTGACCTGAACTCCCTGCTGCCGCCGGTCCCGGCGGGCCCCAGCCCCGGCTGCCCGGCACTGCCCGTCAGCACGGCCCCTCAGTGGGCTCCGGTCTTGGACTTCCACACCGCTGCCTCCCCTTACTCCTCCCTGGCTGCCTCTCACACCTCCCTGGGGCCGCACTCCTTCATCAAGCAGGAGCCCAGCTGGGGGACCACGGGCGACCCCCACCACCTCGACACAGACCCCCATTGCGGCCTCAGTGCCTTCACTGTCCACTTCTCGGGGCAGTTCACGGGCACGGGGGCCTGCAGGTACGGGGCGTTCGGGGCGCCCCCTCCTCCGCCACCGCCCACCAGCCAGCCGCCTTCTGTTGGCGCCCCGCACCACCACCAGCCCCCCAGCAGGATGTTCAGCAACCCGCCATACCTGACCAACTGCATGGACACGCAGCCTGCAGCCCGCAACCAGACAG GATACAGCGCGGTTGCATTTGATGGAGCTGGTAATTACGGCCACACTCCTACACACCACAGCTCGCAGTTCTCCAACCACTCCTTCAAACATGAAGACGCTTTAACCCAGCAGAACACCATGG GTGAGCAACAGTATCCTGTACCCCCTCCTGTATATGGGTGCCACACTCCTTCAGACAGCTGTGCAGGCAGCCAGGCACTGCTGTTGAGGAACCCTTACAacag TGGTGAAAATTTATATCAAATGACCTCTCAGTTGGAGTGTGTGGCTTGGAACCCTGTCAATACACTGGCATCCACCATAAAGAG CCATGCAGCGGGCTACGACAGTGACCCCAGCACCCCCATGGTGTACAGCTGCAGCACGCAGTaccgcatacacacacatggagTCTTCAGGGGCATACAG gaTGTACGGCGGGTGCCCAGCATCGCTCCAGCAATAGTGCGGTCAGAGAGCAGTGAGAAGCGTCCCTTCATGTGTGCCTACCCAGGATGCAACAAACGTTACTTCAAGCTGTCTCATCTGCAGATGCACAGTCGCAAACACACAG GGGAGAAACCTTACCAGTGTGAGTTCACAGACTGCGGCCGGAGGTTTTCTCGCTCCGACCAGCTCAAAAGACACCAGAGGAGGCACACAG GAGTTAAACCCTTCCAATGCGAGACGTGTCAGAGAAAGTTCTCTCGGTCTGACCACCTTAAGACACACACCCGGACTCATACAG GCGAGAAACCGTTTAACTGCCGGTGGCCGAACTGTCAGAAGAAGTTTGCCCGGAGTGATGAGTTGGTGCGGCACCACAACATGCATCAGAGGAACCTCACCAAGCTCCAGCTGGCCATCTGA
- the wt1a gene encoding WT1 transcription factor a isoform X4, which yields MGSDVRDLNSLLPPVPAGPSPGCPALPVSTAPQWAPVLDFHTAASPYSSLAASHTSLGPHSFIKQEPSWGTTGDPHHLDTDPHCGLSAFTVHFSGQFTGTGACRYGAFGAPPPPPPPTSQPPSVGAPHHHQPPSRMFSNPPYLTNCMDTQPAARNQTGYSAVAFDGAGNYGHTPTHHSSQFSNHSFKHEDALTQQNTMGEQQYPVPPPVYGCHTPSDSCAGSQALLLRNPYNSHAAGYDSDPSTPMVYSCSTQYRIHTHGVFRGIQDVRRVPSIAPAIVRSESSEKRPFMCAYPGCNKRYFKLSHLQMHSRKHTGEKPYQCEFTDCGRRFSRSDQLKRHQRRHTGVKPFQCETCQRKFSRSDHLKTHTRTHTGEKPFNCRWPNCQKKFARSDELVRHHNMHQRNLTKLQLAI from the exons ATGGGTTCAGATGTCCGTGACCTGAACTCCCTGCTGCCGCCGGTCCCGGCGGGCCCCAGCCCCGGCTGCCCGGCACTGCCCGTCAGCACGGCCCCTCAGTGGGCTCCGGTCTTGGACTTCCACACCGCTGCCTCCCCTTACTCCTCCCTGGCTGCCTCTCACACCTCCCTGGGGCCGCACTCCTTCATCAAGCAGGAGCCCAGCTGGGGGACCACGGGCGACCCCCACCACCTCGACACAGACCCCCATTGCGGCCTCAGTGCCTTCACTGTCCACTTCTCGGGGCAGTTCACGGGCACGGGGGCCTGCAGGTACGGGGCGTTCGGGGCGCCCCCTCCTCCGCCACCGCCCACCAGCCAGCCGCCTTCTGTTGGCGCCCCGCACCACCACCAGCCCCCCAGCAGGATGTTCAGCAACCCGCCATACCTGACCAACTGCATGGACACGCAGCCTGCAGCCCGCAACCAGACAG GATACAGCGCGGTTGCATTTGATGGAGCTGGTAATTACGGCCACACTCCTACACACCACAGCTCGCAGTTCTCCAACCACTCCTTCAAACATGAAGACGCTTTAACCCAGCAGAACACCATGG GTGAGCAACAGTATCCTGTACCCCCTCCTGTATATGGGTGCCACACTCCTTCAGACAGCTGTGCAGGCAGCCAGGCACTGCTGTTGAGGAACCCTTACAacag CCATGCAGCGGGCTACGACAGTGACCCCAGCACCCCCATGGTGTACAGCTGCAGCACGCAGTaccgcatacacacacatggagTCTTCAGGGGCATACAG gaTGTACGGCGGGTGCCCAGCATCGCTCCAGCAATAGTGCGGTCAGAGAGCAGTGAGAAGCGTCCCTTCATGTGTGCCTACCCAGGATGCAACAAACGTTACTTCAAGCTGTCTCATCTGCAGATGCACAGTCGCAAACACACAG GGGAGAAACCTTACCAGTGTGAGTTCACAGACTGCGGCCGGAGGTTTTCTCGCTCCGACCAGCTCAAAAGACACCAGAGGAGGCACACAG GAGTTAAACCCTTCCAATGCGAGACGTGTCAGAGAAAGTTCTCTCGGTCTGACCACCTTAAGACACACACCCGGACTCATACAG GCGAGAAACCGTTTAACTGCCGGTGGCCGAACTGTCAGAAGAAGTTTGCCCGGAGTGATGAGTTGGTGCGGCACCACAACATGCATCAGAGGAACCTCACCAAGCTCCAGCTGGCCATCTGA
- the wt1a gene encoding WT1 transcription factor a isoform X1 — protein MGSDVRDLNSLLPPVPAGPSPGCPALPVSTAPQWAPVLDFHTAASPYSSLAASHTSLGPHSFIKQEPSWGTTGDPHHLDTDPHCGLSAFTVHFSGQFTGTGACRYGAFGAPPPPPPPTSQPPSVGAPHHHQPPSRMFSNPPYLTNCMDTQPAARNQTGYSAVAFDGAGNYGHTPTHHSSQFSNHSFKHEDALTQQNTMGEQQYPVPPPVYGCHTPSDSCAGSQALLLRNPYNSGENLYQMTSQLECVAWNPVNTLASTIKSHAAGYDSDPSTPMVYSCSTQYRIHTHGVFRGIQDVRRVPSIAPAIVRSESSEKRPFMCAYPGCNKRYFKLSHLQMHSRKHTGEKPYQCEFTDCGRRFSRSDQLKRHQRRHTGVKPFQCETCQRKFSRSDHLKTHTRTHTGKTSEKPFNCRWPNCQKKFARSDELVRHHNMHQRNLTKLQLAI, from the exons ATGGGTTCAGATGTCCGTGACCTGAACTCCCTGCTGCCGCCGGTCCCGGCGGGCCCCAGCCCCGGCTGCCCGGCACTGCCCGTCAGCACGGCCCCTCAGTGGGCTCCGGTCTTGGACTTCCACACCGCTGCCTCCCCTTACTCCTCCCTGGCTGCCTCTCACACCTCCCTGGGGCCGCACTCCTTCATCAAGCAGGAGCCCAGCTGGGGGACCACGGGCGACCCCCACCACCTCGACACAGACCCCCATTGCGGCCTCAGTGCCTTCACTGTCCACTTCTCGGGGCAGTTCACGGGCACGGGGGCCTGCAGGTACGGGGCGTTCGGGGCGCCCCCTCCTCCGCCACCGCCCACCAGCCAGCCGCCTTCTGTTGGCGCCCCGCACCACCACCAGCCCCCCAGCAGGATGTTCAGCAACCCGCCATACCTGACCAACTGCATGGACACGCAGCCTGCAGCCCGCAACCAGACAG GATACAGCGCGGTTGCATTTGATGGAGCTGGTAATTACGGCCACACTCCTACACACCACAGCTCGCAGTTCTCCAACCACTCCTTCAAACATGAAGACGCTTTAACCCAGCAGAACACCATGG GTGAGCAACAGTATCCTGTACCCCCTCCTGTATATGGGTGCCACACTCCTTCAGACAGCTGTGCAGGCAGCCAGGCACTGCTGTTGAGGAACCCTTACAacag TGGTGAAAATTTATATCAAATGACCTCTCAGTTGGAGTGTGTGGCTTGGAACCCTGTCAATACACTGGCATCCACCATAAAGAG CCATGCAGCGGGCTACGACAGTGACCCCAGCACCCCCATGGTGTACAGCTGCAGCACGCAGTaccgcatacacacacatggagTCTTCAGGGGCATACAG gaTGTACGGCGGGTGCCCAGCATCGCTCCAGCAATAGTGCGGTCAGAGAGCAGTGAGAAGCGTCCCTTCATGTGTGCCTACCCAGGATGCAACAAACGTTACTTCAAGCTGTCTCATCTGCAGATGCACAGTCGCAAACACACAG GGGAGAAACCTTACCAGTGTGAGTTCACAGACTGCGGCCGGAGGTTTTCTCGCTCCGACCAGCTCAAAAGACACCAGAGGAGGCACACAG GAGTTAAACCCTTCCAATGCGAGACGTGTCAGAGAAAGTTCTCTCGGTCTGACCACCTTAAGACACACACCCGGACTCATACAGGTAAAACAA GCGAGAAACCGTTTAACTGCCGGTGGCCGAACTGTCAGAAGAAGTTTGCCCGGAGTGATGAGTTGGTGCGGCACCACAACATGCATCAGAGGAACCTCACCAAGCTCCAGCTGGCCATCTGA
- the wt1a gene encoding WT1 transcription factor a isoform X3, producing the protein MGSDVRDLNSLLPPVPAGPSPGCPALPVSTAPQWAPVLDFHTAASPYSSLAASHTSLGPHSFIKQEPSWGTTGDPHHLDTDPHCGLSAFTVHFSGQFTGTGACRYGAFGAPPPPPPPTSQPPSVGAPHHHQPPSRMFSNPPYLTNCMDTQPAARNQTGYSAVAFDGAGNYGHTPTHHSSQFSNHSFKHEDALTQQNTMGEQQYPVPPPVYGCHTPSDSCAGSQALLLRNPYNSHAAGYDSDPSTPMVYSCSTQYRIHTHGVFRGIQDVRRVPSIAPAIVRSESSEKRPFMCAYPGCNKRYFKLSHLQMHSRKHTGEKPYQCEFTDCGRRFSRSDQLKRHQRRHTGVKPFQCETCQRKFSRSDHLKTHTRTHTGKTSEKPFNCRWPNCQKKFARSDELVRHHNMHQRNLTKLQLAI; encoded by the exons ATGGGTTCAGATGTCCGTGACCTGAACTCCCTGCTGCCGCCGGTCCCGGCGGGCCCCAGCCCCGGCTGCCCGGCACTGCCCGTCAGCACGGCCCCTCAGTGGGCTCCGGTCTTGGACTTCCACACCGCTGCCTCCCCTTACTCCTCCCTGGCTGCCTCTCACACCTCCCTGGGGCCGCACTCCTTCATCAAGCAGGAGCCCAGCTGGGGGACCACGGGCGACCCCCACCACCTCGACACAGACCCCCATTGCGGCCTCAGTGCCTTCACTGTCCACTTCTCGGGGCAGTTCACGGGCACGGGGGCCTGCAGGTACGGGGCGTTCGGGGCGCCCCCTCCTCCGCCACCGCCCACCAGCCAGCCGCCTTCTGTTGGCGCCCCGCACCACCACCAGCCCCCCAGCAGGATGTTCAGCAACCCGCCATACCTGACCAACTGCATGGACACGCAGCCTGCAGCCCGCAACCAGACAG GATACAGCGCGGTTGCATTTGATGGAGCTGGTAATTACGGCCACACTCCTACACACCACAGCTCGCAGTTCTCCAACCACTCCTTCAAACATGAAGACGCTTTAACCCAGCAGAACACCATGG GTGAGCAACAGTATCCTGTACCCCCTCCTGTATATGGGTGCCACACTCCTTCAGACAGCTGTGCAGGCAGCCAGGCACTGCTGTTGAGGAACCCTTACAacag CCATGCAGCGGGCTACGACAGTGACCCCAGCACCCCCATGGTGTACAGCTGCAGCACGCAGTaccgcatacacacacatggagTCTTCAGGGGCATACAG gaTGTACGGCGGGTGCCCAGCATCGCTCCAGCAATAGTGCGGTCAGAGAGCAGTGAGAAGCGTCCCTTCATGTGTGCCTACCCAGGATGCAACAAACGTTACTTCAAGCTGTCTCATCTGCAGATGCACAGTCGCAAACACACAG GGGAGAAACCTTACCAGTGTGAGTTCACAGACTGCGGCCGGAGGTTTTCTCGCTCCGACCAGCTCAAAAGACACCAGAGGAGGCACACAG GAGTTAAACCCTTCCAATGCGAGACGTGTCAGAGAAAGTTCTCTCGGTCTGACCACCTTAAGACACACACCCGGACTCATACAGGTAAAACAA GCGAGAAACCGTTTAACTGCCGGTGGCCGAACTGTCAGAAGAAGTTTGCCCGGAGTGATGAGTTGGTGCGGCACCACAACATGCATCAGAGGAACCTCACCAAGCTCCAGCTGGCCATCTGA